In a single window of the Necator americanus strain Aroian chromosome X, whole genome shotgun sequence genome:
- a CDS encoding hypothetical protein (NECATOR_CHRX.G26208.T3): MNLCWHPIHEEKQWHRDRSQEILNFGHVHLGKAAPRSSKLWKKLQAHPVGGNCEVLQQKPALTVFILVFVIRHSTNELSYLQYPAVHLHACFHRHDLLGWSPSYKREADQSLCYCRYCRVRSDEVILFSMLHSPFYQALLHP; the protein is encoded by the exons ATGAATTTGTGCTGGCACCCGATCCATGAAGAAAAGCAGTGGCAC AGAGATCGATCGCAAGAGATTTTGAACTTCGGTCATGTCCATCTCGGCAAGGCCGCCCCGAGATCGTCTAAACTATGGAAGAAGCTGCAAGCTCATCCTGTTGGAGGCAATTGCGAGGTTCTGCAACAGAAACCAGCCCTTACAGTCTTCATTCTAGTCTTCGTAATTCGGCATTCTACAAACGAGCTTTCTTACCTACAGTATCCAGCG GTGCACCTCCATGCTTGCTTTCATCGACACGACCTGCTCGGATGGTCACCTTCATACAAAAG AGAAGCGGATCAATCGCTTTGCTACTGTCGCTACTGTCGAGTAAGAAGCGATGAAGTTA ttttgttttCGATGCTGCATTCTCCATTTTACCAAGCTCTCCTCCATCCATGA
- a CDS encoding hypothetical protein (NECATOR_CHRX.G26207.T2): MNLCWQPIHEEKQWHRDRSQEILNFGHVHLGKATPRSSKLWKKLQAHPVGGNCEVHLHACFHRHDLLGWSPLYKREADQSLCCCRYCRVRSDEVILFSMLHSQFYQALLHP, from the exons ATGAATTTGTGCTGGCAGCCGATCCATGAAGAAAAGCAGTGGCAC AGAGATCGATCGCAAGAGATTTTGAACTTTGGTCATGTCCATCTCGGCAAGGCCACTCCGAGATCGTCTAAACTATGGAAGAAGCTGCAAGCTCATCCTGTTGGAGGCAATTGCGAG GTGCACCTCCATGCTTGCTTTCATCGACACGACCTGCTCGGATGGTCACCTTTATACAAAAG AGAAGCGGATCAATCGCTTTGCTGCTGTCGCTACTGTCGAGTAAGAAGCGATGAAGTTA ttttgttttCGATGCTGCATTCTCAATTTTACCAAGCTCTCCTCCATCCATGA
- a CDS encoding hypothetical protein (NECATOR_CHRX.G26207.T1) translates to MKLFCFRCCILNFTKLSSIHEKDNEISFSLMLRLQLFEVLIHRREGQPNSIFQLPNFAGCQRISRI, encoded by the exons ATGAAGTTA ttttgttttCGATGCTGCATTCTCAATTTTACCAAGCTCTCCTCCATCCATGAGAAAGACAACGAAATTTC CTTTTCTTTGATGCTGCGTCTTCAATTATTTGAAGTTCTCATTCACCGAAGAGAAGGACAACCAAATTCAATATTCCAACTTCCAAATTTTGCTGGATGTCAACGAATTTCCAG gatttag
- a CDS encoding hypothetical protein (NECATOR_CHRX.G26208.T1), with protein sequence MLYTARYTDCTVDSAFNRIQISWVLQICLYCEIFRKMKEAADQTGIDAIGKAVSPCCPGKHNLAPTLRSRSVAVAVDSRIRWHPLALKRAENTSSQIQRPTEGKDISSSQSRSSVRSLQYHYKVGFQEFQKDAIMNLCWHPIHEEKQWHRDRSQEILNFGHVHLGKAAPRSSKLWKKLQAHPVGGNCEVHLHACFHRHDLLGWSPSYKREADQSLCYCRYCRVRSDEVILFSMLHSPFYQALLHP encoded by the exons ATGCTTTACACTGCCCGTTACACTGATTGCACCGTTGATTCGGCTTTCAACCGTATCCAGATCTCATGGGTCCTACAAATATGTTTATATTGtgaaatttttaggaaaatga AGGAAGCAGCAGATCAAACTGGGATCGATGCTATCGGCAAAGCCGTTTCTCCTTGCTGTCCGGGCAAACACAATCTTGCACCAACACTTCGATCGCGTTCTGTTGCAGTAGCGGTTGATTCCAGGATTCG aTGGCATCCATTGGCTTTGAAACGAGCTGAAAACACTTCTTCACAGATTCAGCGACCCACCGAAG GTAAAGATATCTCGTCCTCTCAAAGCAGAAGTTCCGTAAGATCGCTGCAGTACCACTACAAAGTTGGCTTCCAAGAGTTCCAAAAGGACGCTATCATGAATTTGTGCTGGCACCCGATCCATGAAGAAAAGCAGTGGCAC AGAGATCGATCGCAAGAGATTTTGAACTTCGGTCATGTCCATCTCGGCAAGGCCGCCCCGAGATCGTCTAAACTATGGAAGAAGCTGCAAGCTCATCCTGTTGGAGGCAATTGCGAG GTGCACCTCCATGCTTGCTTTCATCGACACGACCTGCTCGGATGGTCACCTTCATACAAAAG AGAAGCGGATCAATCGCTTTGCTACTGTCGCTACTGTCGAGTAAGAAGCGATGAAGTTA ttttgttttCGATGCTGCATTCTCCATTTTACCAAGCTCTCCTCCATCCATGA
- a CDS encoding hypothetical protein (NECATOR_CHRX.G26207.T3) — MNLCWQPIHEEKQWHRDRSQEILNFGHVHLGKATPRSSKLWKKLQAHPVGGNCEVHLHACFHRHDLLGWSPLYKREADQSLCCCRYCRVRSDEFCFRCCILNFTKLSSIHEKDNEISFSLMLRLQLFEVLIHRREGQPNSIFQLPNFAGCQRISRI, encoded by the exons ATGAATTTGTGCTGGCAGCCGATCCATGAAGAAAAGCAGTGGCAC AGAGATCGATCGCAAGAGATTTTGAACTTTGGTCATGTCCATCTCGGCAAGGCCACTCCGAGATCGTCTAAACTATGGAAGAAGCTGCAAGCTCATCCTGTTGGAGGCAATTGCGAG GTGCACCTCCATGCTTGCTTTCATCGACACGACCTGCTCGGATGGTCACCTTTATACAAAAG AGAAGCGGATCAATCGCTTTGCTGCTGTCGCTACTGTCGAGTAAGAAGCGATGAA ttttgttttCGATGCTGCATTCTCAATTTTACCAAGCTCTCCTCCATCCATGAGAAAGACAACGAAATTTC CTTTTCTTTGATGCTGCGTCTTCAATTATTTGAAGTTCTCATTCACCGAAGAGAAGGACAACCAAATTCAATATTCCAACTTCCAAATTTTGCTGGATGTCAACGAATTTCCAG gatttag